A window from Peromyscus eremicus chromosome 1, PerEre_H2_v1, whole genome shotgun sequence encodes these proteins:
- the Hirip3 gene encoding HIRA-interacting protein 3 isoform X1, whose amino-acid sequence MQADAGTREGKLDFIKVKRSPAPCSDPERKRFRFNSESDSSSTPPSPDCSGPPTKNSTTKKSCSRRALKKAAESTDEERQTDRVAKMGLEGSSEEEGEGPVRTSKVRKGENTEEEDAVKKAQKGRAKKQAGAKNKQAPGRVAARKLQVREESESSEEEAVQGRATAGGGPGAERHSESEDSDEEPLAKKRGPREPRPRGSHGQRVSYKQKTGGSGDSEDEKQRGAESNGDSSGEEEGSSPRKRSQDRPQTASGRRQSASSEDGGSSPRELAAAQGTTKTGTADSVNGESDGQAGESTKERKNRSSKKSSKKGKARSSSSSSDSSPEPTSQKAGSRRAEDHPAVLRLKRYIRACGAHRNYKKLLGSCRSHKERLSVLRAELEALGMRGSPSLEKCRALKEQREEAAEVASLDVANIISSSGRSRRSNAWNPSGEGIPPGELYRRTLDSEEERPRQAPPDWSHMRGIISSDGESS is encoded by the exons ATGCAG GCGGATGCTGGCACCAGGGAAGGAAAGCTAGACTTTATCAAAGTGAAGAGGTCCCCTGCTCCCTGCAgtgacccagagagaaaaaggtTCCGCTTCAATTCAGAGTCAG ACTCCAGCTCTACACCACCCAGTCCAGACTGCTCAGGACCCCCAACGAAGAACAGCACAACCAAGAAGTCATGTTCCAGGAGAGCCCTAAAGAAAGCCGCTGAGAGCACAGATGAAGAGCGGCAGACAGACCGGGTTGCCAAGATGGGATTAGAGGGGAGCagtgaggaggaaggggagggtccTGTCAGAACAAGTAAGGTCCGGAAGGGAGagaacactgaggaagaggatgctgtgaagaaagcacagaagGGCAGGGCTAAAAAGCAAGCCGGGGCCAAGAACAAGCAAGCCCCTGGCAGAGTGGCAGCCAGGAAGCTGCAGGTCAGGGAAGAAAGTGAAAGCAGTGAGGAAGAGGCTGTGCAGGGGAGAGCCACGGCGGGGGGAGGCCCGGGTGCCGAACGCCACAGCGAAAGTGAAGACAGCGACGAGGAGCCCCTAGCCAAGAAGAGGGGGCCCCGGGAACCCAGACCGAGGGGCAGCCACGGGCAGAGGGTGAGCTACAAGCAGAAAACGGGAGGCTCGGGAGACAGTGAGGATGAGAAGCAGCGGGGGGCGGAAAGTAATGGGGACAGCagtggggaggaagaagggagctcCCCCAGGAAAAGGAGCCAGGACAGGCCCCAGACTGCCAGCGGGAGAAGGCAGAGTGCGAGCAGTGAGGATGGGGGAAGCAGCCCACGGGAGCTAGCGGCTGCTCAAGGAACTACTAAGACAGGCACAGCAGACAGCGTTAACGGCGAGAGTGACGGCCAGGCAGGAGAGAGCACCAAAGAGAGGAAGAACCGCTCTTCCAAGAAGAGCTCCAAGAAAGGCAAGGCACGGAGTTCCTCTTCCTCATCAGATTCCAGTCCAGAGCCCACCAGCCAGAAG GCTGGGTCTCGTCGTGCAGAAGACCATCCAGCTGTGCTGAGACTAAAGCGTTATATTCGGGCTTGTGGTGCCCATCGAAACTACAAGAAGCTGCTGGGCTCCTGTCGCTCCCACAAGGAGCGCCTGAGTGTCCTCAGGGCTGAGCTGGAAGCGCTGGGCATGAGGG GCAGTCCTTCCCTGGAGAAGTGTCGGGCCCTGAAGGAGCAGCGAGAAGAGGCAGCTGAGGTGGCTTCCTTGGATGTTGCCAATATTATCAGCAGTTCAG GCCGATCACGAAGAAGTAATGCCTGGAACCCTTCAGGGGAAGGAATCCCTCCAGGGGAGCTTTATCGCCGAACCCTGGACTCAGAAGAGGAGCGACCACGCCAAGCACCTCCAGACTGGTCCCATATGCGGGGCATCATCAGCAGTGATGGTGAGAGCAGCTGA
- the Hirip3 gene encoding HIRA-interacting protein 3 isoform X2, with product MGLEGSSEEEGEGPVRTSKVRKGENTEEEDAVKKAQKGRAKKQAGAKNKQAPGRVAARKLQVREESESSEEEAVQGRATAGGGPGAERHSESEDSDEEPLAKKRGPREPRPRGSHGQRVSYKQKTGGSGDSEDEKQRGAESNGDSSGEEEGSSPRKRSQDRPQTASGRRQSASSEDGGSSPRELAAAQGTTKTGTADSVNGESDGQAGESTKERKNRSSKKSSKKGKARSSSSSSDSSPEPTSQKAGSRRAEDHPAVLRLKRYIRACGAHRNYKKLLGSCRSHKERLSVLRAELEALGMRGSPSLEKCRALKEQREEAAEVASLDVANIISSSGRSRRSNAWNPSGEGIPPGELYRRTLDSEEERPRQAPPDWSHMRGIISSDGESS from the exons ATGGGATTAGAGGGGAGCagtgaggaggaaggggagggtccTGTCAGAACAAGTAAGGTCCGGAAGGGAGagaacactgaggaagaggatgctgtgaagaaagcacagaagGGCAGGGCTAAAAAGCAAGCCGGGGCCAAGAACAAGCAAGCCCCTGGCAGAGTGGCAGCCAGGAAGCTGCAGGTCAGGGAAGAAAGTGAAAGCAGTGAGGAAGAGGCTGTGCAGGGGAGAGCCACGGCGGGGGGAGGCCCGGGTGCCGAACGCCACAGCGAAAGTGAAGACAGCGACGAGGAGCCCCTAGCCAAGAAGAGGGGGCCCCGGGAACCCAGACCGAGGGGCAGCCACGGGCAGAGGGTGAGCTACAAGCAGAAAACGGGAGGCTCGGGAGACAGTGAGGATGAGAAGCAGCGGGGGGCGGAAAGTAATGGGGACAGCagtggggaggaagaagggagctcCCCCAGGAAAAGGAGCCAGGACAGGCCCCAGACTGCCAGCGGGAGAAGGCAGAGTGCGAGCAGTGAGGATGGGGGAAGCAGCCCACGGGAGCTAGCGGCTGCTCAAGGAACTACTAAGACAGGCACAGCAGACAGCGTTAACGGCGAGAGTGACGGCCAGGCAGGAGAGAGCACCAAAGAGAGGAAGAACCGCTCTTCCAAGAAGAGCTCCAAGAAAGGCAAGGCACGGAGTTCCTCTTCCTCATCAGATTCCAGTCCAGAGCCCACCAGCCAGAAG GCTGGGTCTCGTCGTGCAGAAGACCATCCAGCTGTGCTGAGACTAAAGCGTTATATTCGGGCTTGTGGTGCCCATCGAAACTACAAGAAGCTGCTGGGCTCCTGTCGCTCCCACAAGGAGCGCCTGAGTGTCCTCAGGGCTGAGCTGGAAGCGCTGGGCATGAGGG GCAGTCCTTCCCTGGAGAAGTGTCGGGCCCTGAAGGAGCAGCGAGAAGAGGCAGCTGAGGTGGCTTCCTTGGATGTTGCCAATATTATCAGCAGTTCAG GCCGATCACGAAGAAGTAATGCCTGGAACCCTTCAGGGGAAGGAATCCCTCCAGGGGAGCTTTATCGCCGAACCCTGGACTCAGAAGAGGAGCGACCACGCCAAGCACCTCCAGACTGGTCCCATATGCGGGGCATCATCAGCAGTGATGGTGAGAGCAGCTGA
- the Ino80e gene encoding INO80 complex subunit E gives MNGPADGEVDYKKKYRNLKRKLKFLIYEHECFQEELRKAQRKLLKVSRDKSFLLDRLLQYENVDEDSSDSDATASSDNSETEGTPKLSDTPAPKRKRSPPMGGTPSPSSLSLPPSTGFPLQPSGAPSPYLSSLASPPYPPFPSDYLALQLPEPSPLRPKLEKRPRLPRKLKSDHSGRSVEEELELGEAEGRESS, from the exons ATGAACGGACCAGCGGACGGCGAAGTGGACtacaaaaagaaatacaggaaTCTGAAGCGGAAACTCAAGTTCCTCATTTAC GAACACGAGTGCTTCCAGGAGGAGCTCAGGAAGGCGCAGAGGAAATTGCTGAAGGTTTCCCGGGACAAGAG TTTCCTTCTAGATCGACTTCTGCAGTATGAGAACGTGGATGAAGATTCTTCCG ATTCAGATGCCACTGCATCTTCAGATAACAGTGAGACAGAGGGCACACCCAAGTTGTCTGACACACCAGCCCCCAAGAG gaagagaagccctCCAATGGGGGGTACCCCATCCCCTTCCAGCCTCTCCTTGCCTCCTTCAACAGGATTTCCCCTGCAGCCCTCTGGAGCTCCCTCCCCATATCTGAGCTCG CTGGCTTCTCCCCCTTACCCCCCATTCCCTTCTGACTACCTGGCCCTGCAGCTGCCTGAGCCCAGCCCCCTGAGGCCCAAGCTGGAGAAACGGCCCCGCCTACCCCGGAAACTCAAG AGTGACCACTCTGGCCGCAGtgtggaggaggagctggagctgGGAGAGGCTGAAGGCAGGGAGTCCAGTTAG
- the Doc2a gene encoding double C2-like domain-containing protein alpha: protein MRGRRGDRMTINIQEHMAINVCPGPIRPIRQISDYFPRRGPGPEAAGGRGCGEAPAHLAPLALAPPAALLGATTPDDGAEVDSYDSDDTTALGTLEFDLLYDQASCTLHCRILRAKGLKPMDFNGLADPYVKLHLLPGACKANKLKTKTQRNTLNPVWNEELTYSGITDDDITHKVLRISVCDEDKLSHNEFIGEIRVPLRRLKPSQKKHFNICLERQVPLPSPSSMSAALRGISCYLKELEQAEQGPGLLEERGRILLSLSYSSRRRGLLVGIVRCAHLAAMDVNGYSDPYVKTYLRPDVDKKSKHKTCVKKKTLNPEFNEEFFYEMELSTLATKTLEVTVWDYDIGKSNDFIGGVSLGPGARGEAQKHWSDCLHQPDTALERWHTLTSELPGAFPLA, encoded by the exons ATGAGGGGCCGTAGGGGCGATCGCATGACCATCAACATCCAGGAGCACATGGCCATCAACGTGTGTCCTGGACCCATCAGGCCCATTCGCCAGATCTCGGACTACTTCCCTCGCAGGGGGCCAGGACCGGAGGCTGCTGGCGGCAGGGGCTGCGGGGAAGCCCCAGCTCATCTGGCCCCTCTGGCTCTGGCCCCCCCTGCGGCTCTCCTTGGGGCCACCACACCCGACGATGGAGCTGAGGTAGACAGCTACGACTCAGATGATACCA CTGCCCTGGGCACGCTGGAATTTGACCTTCTCTATGATCAGGCTTCCTGCACTCTGCACTGTAGAATCCTCAGGGCCAAG GGCCTCAAGCCCATGGATTTCAATGGCCTGGCTGACCCCTACGTAAAGCTGCACCTCCTCCCTGGAGCCTGCAAG GCCAATAAGCTAAAAACTAAGACTCAGAGGAACACACTGAACCCTGTGTGGAACGAGGAGCTGACGTACAGCGGAATCACGGATGATGACATCACTCACAAGGTGCTCAG GATCTCTGTCTGTGATGAGGACAAGCTGAGCCACAATGAGTTTATCGGGGAGATCCGCGTGCCCCTTCGCCGCCTCAAGCCTTCACAGAAGAAGCATTTTAACATCTGCCTTGAGCGCCAGGTCCCG CTTCCTTCACCCTCTTCGATGTCTGCAGCGCTGAGgggcatttcctgttacctgaAGGAG CTAGAGCAGGCAGAGCAGGGACCTGGGCTGCTGGAAGAGCGCGGGCGCATCCTGCTGAGCCTCAGCTACAGCTCTAGGCGGCGTGGGCTGCTGGTGGGCATTGTTCGCTGTGCACACCTGGCTGCCATGGACGTTAACGGCTACTCTGACCCTTATGTGAAGAC GTACTTGAGACCAGATGTGGATAAGAAATCCAAGCATAAAACATGTGTAAAGAAGAAGACTTTAAACCCAGAATTTAATGAG GAATTCTTCTATGAGATGGAACTCTCCACTCTGGCAACCAAGACCCTGGAAGTCACAGTCTGGGACTACGACATTGGCAAATCCAATGACTTCATAG GTGGTGTGTCTCTGGGGCCAGGAGCCCGGGGAGAGGCGCAGAAGCACTGGAGTGACTGTCTCCATCAGCCGGACACAGCCCTGGAGCGCTGGCATACCCTGACCAGTGAGCTGCCCGGGGCTTTCCCTCTGGCCTGA